One window of the Devosia sp. 2618 genome contains the following:
- a CDS encoding TRAP transporter small permease, which translates to MQKLEPITSAVSLWMARIGGSALLGVAVLIVVEVFMRMFRIGNMSVGTELASYTLALAATWSLAYVIFERGHVRVDILARKLPDAPRSLLDVIALLSLAIVGAALFYGAYGMLSTSIRLGARSNTPLGIPLAIPQGLWTWGLAWFTLVAIGRSVQALRAVLRKDLNEAARIAASPSTDDDVEEAIAETASRLETSEQRS; encoded by the coding sequence ATGCAGAAACTTGAACCAATCACCAGCGCAGTCTCGCTCTGGATGGCCAGAATCGGAGGCAGCGCCCTATTGGGCGTTGCCGTTCTGATTGTCGTCGAAGTCTTTATGCGCATGTTCCGCATCGGTAACATGAGCGTAGGGACGGAGTTGGCCTCCTACACCCTCGCATTGGCCGCGACCTGGTCGCTGGCTTATGTGATCTTTGAACGCGGTCATGTCCGGGTGGACATCCTTGCCCGCAAGCTGCCGGACGCCCCGCGCAGCTTGCTCGACGTTATCGCACTGCTGAGCCTAGCCATCGTCGGCGCCGCGCTGTTTTACGGCGCTTATGGGATGCTCTCGACGTCAATTCGCTTGGGCGCACGCTCGAACACGCCCCTCGGCATCCCCCTCGCTATTCCGCAGGGCCTTTGGACCTGGGGGCTTGCCTGGTTCACCCTGGTTGCCATTGGACGCTCCGTCCAGGCTCTGCGGGCGGTCCTGCGCAAGGACCTGAATGAGGCTGCTCGTATCGCGGCTTCGCCCAGTACCGACGACGACGTCGAGGAAGCGATCGCAGAAACCGCGAGTCGGCTCGA
- a CDS encoding TRAP transporter substrate-binding protein: protein MNNVQACIGAAVLSFTALSGVALSAQELASVNLKVSGGNQTQNQFRFIQEPFFTEELSEASGGAISTTFGSLDDLGIQGPEVLRLLSLGMFDISEGTLSYMAGEASQFESLDLPGLTADIDVQRAMADALRPELEAVMAERFNVKLLSMAPIALQVLYCNKPVAGLQDISGLKIRTFNRSMAELVEGLGGQPVNIPFAEVVPAMDRGVADCAVTGTSAGNTARWWEVTDHLVVLPMGWSMTFFAANANSWDRLPAETQAFLTEQFAGMEDRQWAQAVSDIQDGINCNIAEGDCRDGIVADRPMTLVELSEEDRAHAAEVLTSTVLPSWADRCGEECVANWNASAGQVVGLEIAE, encoded by the coding sequence ATGAATAATGTACAAGCTTGTATAGGGGCTGCAGTTCTTAGCTTCACTGCCTTGAGCGGCGTAGCATTGAGCGCGCAGGAATTAGCGAGCGTCAATCTGAAGGTTTCGGGTGGGAATCAAACTCAGAACCAGTTTCGCTTCATTCAGGAGCCGTTCTTTACCGAAGAGCTGTCCGAAGCGTCCGGCGGCGCTATTTCGACAACGTTTGGTTCGCTGGACGACCTGGGGATTCAAGGGCCCGAAGTGCTGCGGCTATTGAGCCTGGGCATGTTCGATATCTCGGAAGGCACCCTGAGCTATATGGCGGGCGAAGCCTCGCAGTTCGAGTCGCTGGATCTGCCGGGCCTCACCGCCGACATCGATGTGCAGCGGGCCATGGCGGACGCCCTGCGTCCTGAACTCGAGGCCGTAATGGCCGAGCGCTTCAACGTGAAGCTGCTTTCCATGGCGCCAATTGCTCTGCAGGTGCTCTACTGCAACAAACCGGTGGCCGGTCTCCAAGACATTTCGGGTCTCAAGATCCGCACGTTCAACCGCTCGATGGCGGAACTGGTAGAAGGCTTGGGCGGCCAGCCCGTCAACATCCCGTTCGCAGAAGTGGTGCCCGCCATGGATCGCGGCGTGGCCGACTGTGCTGTCACCGGTACTTCGGCCGGCAACACCGCCCGCTGGTGGGAGGTTACCGACCATTTGGTTGTCCTGCCCATGGGCTGGTCGATGACCTTCTTTGCAGCAAACGCCAATAGCTGGGATCGCCTGCCGGCCGAAACCCAGGCGTTCCTGACAGAGCAATTTGCCGGCATGGAGGATCGTCAATGGGCCCAGGCAGTCAGCGACATCCAGGATGGTATCAACTGTAATATCGCTGAGGGCGACTGCCGGGACGGCATCGTCGCCGATCGGCCCATGACCCTGGTTGAACTCTCGGAAGAAGATCGGGCCCACGCGGCAGAAGTGCTGACCAGTACCGTCCTGCCGAGCTGGGCCGACCGTTGCGGCGAGGAATGCGTCGCCAACTGGAACGCTTCGGCTGGACAGGTCGTCGGCCTGGAAATTGCCGAATAA
- a CDS encoding LysR family transcriptional regulator, with protein MRISLGHLEAMVWIARLGSVSAAADHLNLTQSSVSLRLRDLSDALGRTLFVRQGRRMALTPDGSTTLAHAILVIEQVDKLYESARPQQIAGTLRMGVSEAIAMAGLPSIISKLAKAHPKLRLELAIGTSADLERDLLAGNADLALGINLYEDPRLKILPLGEQQSTWLACAGLPLPECVRPRDIGHLPVLTNPSPSPMYQQTVNWFRTERITPHHISVSNSVTVIAHMVAAGVGVAILPTRLVEKKITSGEVIALRSEPAIEASFLSAAYRADDWRPAINAALDVARAVIDDIHWLEPSRRLS; from the coding sequence ATGAGAATTTCGTTAGGTCATCTTGAGGCAATGGTTTGGATCGCTCGGTTGGGAAGCGTAAGCGCAGCCGCCGACCACCTAAACTTAACTCAATCGAGCGTTTCGCTGCGTCTCCGTGATTTGTCGGATGCGTTGGGACGCACGCTATTTGTTCGTCAAGGCAGGCGAATGGCCTTGACGCCAGACGGTTCCACGACCCTTGCACACGCAATTCTTGTCATCGAACAGGTAGACAAACTTTATGAAAGCGCACGACCACAACAAATCGCTGGCACTCTCAGGATGGGTGTCAGTGAAGCGATCGCAATGGCAGGACTACCAAGCATCATAAGTAAACTTGCCAAGGCCCATCCGAAACTCCGACTGGAGCTGGCCATTGGCACGAGCGCAGATTTGGAACGAGACCTTTTAGCCGGAAATGCAGACTTGGCACTGGGCATCAATTTATACGAGGATCCCAGACTAAAGATCCTGCCATTGGGTGAGCAACAATCCACTTGGCTGGCTTGTGCAGGTCTGCCGCTTCCGGAATGTGTGCGACCGCGAGACATTGGTCATTTGCCTGTACTCACTAACCCCAGTCCGTCCCCGATGTATCAACAGACAGTGAACTGGTTCCGCACGGAAAGGATCACACCACACCATATTTCTGTGTCCAACAGCGTGACTGTAATTGCCCATATGGTCGCAGCGGGCGTTGGGGTGGCAATTCTGCCGACGCGACTTGTAGAAAAGAAAATTACCTCCGGTGAGGTAATAGCGCTCCGCAGCGAACCAGCGATTGAAGCCTCATTTTTGAGCGCCGCCTATCGCGCGGATGATTGGCGTCCTGCCATTAACGCAGCACTGGATGTTGCGCGTGCCGTCATTGACGACATCCACTGGCTCGAACCTTCGCGGCGACTAAGCTGA
- a CDS encoding SOS response-associated peptidase → MCGRFTNEMTWAEIHALYSIHDAPPPSSNMQPRFNIAPTQTVQFAALDKAGNMELNQGRWWLVPFFAKELPKAAMFNARIETVDTSGAFREGFKSRRCLIPADGYFEWTTNEVDGKKDPWLLQMPGGAGFSFAGIWAHNEHLDVTSCTIITAPAVPEIGHIHTRMPVILSPETYGAWLDTGIQGSEAKALLLGSQIDSQLEFHRVSREVNSSRYEGTDTKKPLINSL, encoded by the coding sequence ATGTGCGGACGTTTTACCAATGAGATGACCTGGGCGGAAATCCACGCGCTCTACTCGATCCACGACGCGCCACCTCCATCCTCCAACATGCAGCCGCGCTTCAACATCGCGCCAACACAGACGGTGCAGTTTGCCGCGCTCGATAAGGCCGGGAACATGGAGCTCAACCAAGGCCGCTGGTGGCTGGTGCCGTTCTTTGCCAAGGAACTGCCCAAAGCCGCAATGTTCAATGCTCGCATAGAAACGGTCGACACGTCGGGCGCCTTCCGCGAGGGCTTCAAGTCGCGCCGCTGCCTGATCCCTGCCGATGGATATTTCGAATGGACCACCAACGAGGTCGACGGCAAAAAAGACCCATGGTTGCTGCAGATGCCAGGCGGAGCCGGTTTCAGCTTCGCCGGTATCTGGGCGCACAATGAACACCTCGACGTCACAAGCTGCACGATCATCACCGCGCCGGCCGTCCCAGAGATCGGGCACATCCATACGCGTATGCCGGTGATCCTAAGCCCCGAGACCTATGGCGCGTGGCTCGATACCGGAATTCAGGGCTCGGAGGCCAAGGCCCTCTTGCTCGGTAGCCAGATCGACAGCCAGTTGGAGTTTCACCGTGTCAGCCGCGAAGTGAACAGCAGCCGGTACGAGGGCACCGACACCAAGAAACCCCTGATCAACTCGCTCTAG
- a CDS encoding phage tail protein produces MPIFSLAGAAIAGALFGGSAIAATLIAGGLAFGASLLMQSLNRPKQRAYAAVQGEIQYGADVPASTLFGPGKTKGHHIFYAKWGSGNKFNADVLLLANGWCDGLEPVVFFEGERRTLVTRPVIGNEAAHYGVSGFGTLISIRFYDGRPGQGVDTKLVADTAGLGQNWKNTSRCAGLTYVVLERQYDAEKFKSRAEFEFVLRGLREYDPRKDSTVAGGSGPQRLGTPSTWVYTQNPAVHRLNYQLGLRGLISGRTLIGEGKSLGQLDLGSYIASMNACDAVRAGKPTYQCGLFVNAEDDHTEILKEFDDAMAGYALNRRGLSGVVAGAPQIPVVSITANDIPIDRAQDLKRRKSAFELYNYMSGQFISREAHWTPDSLKPVYVNADVAADGRPRQTRNDFLQVSDPDIAQYLLNIRYRQNRKGGSATVPVSRRVGFAVQEGEWVTFDGKSWLVTGWRADAQLRVTLTLSETGADVYSSAGISPGPIVIPPTAPINPSLLSTVQNFDVEAGLLNGTGGLDVPVLRFTWTPPDDPTITAVRIVYKVNSGAGADSATELQYDVAVNPESGRYITSKNVESDKVYVARATITTVPDRLKTFTPWASTILATGRAYSDVLAGSIIATKLADAAVTASKLMDGAVTSLKLADRAVSTTKIALAALTSELLASGAVVADKLANGAVTITKFASGLTPIEIVGSLPSTGNFEGRQVFLTTDDKLYRHAGSPSGTAGFTSAVAADDLAGQITATQITDGAISTPKLAAGAVAADKIAANAVTADKIIANAVTTAKIAAGAVTATEVAANAITTAKIAAGAVTATEIAANAIIADKIATNAITTAKIAAGAVTATEIATGAVTAVKISAGAVTADKVAANSITGDKLVANSITARELILTDFENLVPNGSFVNGDAAGWTLPAGVTVVSGPSDAPTQYVLKFDETTVDRYANAIGLNIISCQPGDQFLFRVDAETTGAPRKSRIHLRAGFIDNTGASLGLALVVADSGDMSSTSFSTISGTFTVPPGAAGITALTVRKVAQADSSGGLNVTNVAVFRRASAELIVDGAITADKLAVNAIIAGKIAAGAINTASLFVDGVVITDVIANNAVTVANAVVSTNEDSTGNTNADHTIQTFAINPTGNRLIVRALATLWMNGTTYYGTIKLKKNGTTMVSAAIGAAQFPRTQWGLAYVDNSPSNATWTLTVSGNVGGGGHIGNVFNYGFRSIDYLNSKR; encoded by the coding sequence ATGCCAATTTTCTCCCTAGCCGGCGCGGCAATTGCGGGCGCGCTTTTTGGCGGCTCCGCGATTGCGGCAACGCTCATCGCTGGCGGGCTGGCCTTTGGCGCGTCGTTGCTTATGCAGTCTCTCAATCGCCCCAAGCAGCGCGCATATGCGGCCGTGCAGGGCGAAATTCAGTATGGCGCCGACGTGCCGGCCTCAACGCTTTTCGGCCCCGGCAAGACCAAGGGCCATCACATTTTCTATGCCAAGTGGGGCAGCGGCAATAAGTTCAACGCCGACGTTCTCTTGCTGGCCAACGGCTGGTGCGATGGACTTGAACCTGTCGTGTTCTTCGAAGGCGAAAGGCGTACCCTCGTCACGCGTCCGGTCATCGGCAATGAGGCGGCGCATTATGGCGTCAGCGGCTTTGGCACGCTCATTTCGATCCGTTTCTATGATGGGCGGCCGGGGCAGGGTGTCGATACAAAGCTCGTCGCCGACACCGCTGGTCTGGGTCAGAACTGGAAAAACACATCGCGTTGCGCAGGGCTGACCTATGTCGTCCTTGAGCGCCAGTATGATGCGGAGAAGTTCAAGAGCCGTGCCGAGTTCGAGTTCGTGCTGCGCGGTCTGCGTGAATACGACCCGCGCAAAGACAGCACGGTTGCCGGTGGCTCCGGGCCGCAGCGTCTCGGCACTCCGTCGACTTGGGTTTACACACAGAACCCGGCTGTGCATCGCCTCAACTATCAGCTGGGTTTGCGTGGGCTTATCTCCGGGCGCACCCTGATCGGCGAGGGCAAAAGCCTCGGCCAGCTGGACCTCGGCTCCTACATCGCCTCGATGAACGCGTGCGATGCCGTGCGCGCCGGCAAGCCCACCTATCAGTGCGGCCTGTTCGTCAACGCCGAGGATGACCACACCGAAATCCTCAAAGAGTTCGACGACGCTATGGCTGGCTATGCCCTCAATCGGCGCGGCCTGTCTGGGGTAGTGGCTGGTGCGCCGCAAATCCCTGTTGTTTCGATCACGGCAAACGACATTCCCATCGACCGTGCCCAGGACCTCAAGCGCCGCAAGTCGGCGTTCGAGCTCTACAACTACATGTCTGGGCAGTTCATCTCCCGCGAAGCGCATTGGACGCCTGACAGCCTGAAGCCGGTCTATGTCAATGCTGATGTCGCCGCTGATGGCCGACCGCGCCAGACCCGCAATGACTTCCTGCAGGTGAGCGACCCGGACATTGCACAGTACCTGCTCAACATTCGCTATCGCCAGAACCGCAAGGGCGGGTCCGCCACGGTGCCGGTGTCGCGCCGCGTTGGCTTTGCCGTGCAAGAGGGGGAGTGGGTCACCTTCGACGGAAAGTCGTGGCTGGTCACTGGATGGCGTGCTGACGCCCAGCTGCGGGTGACGCTGACGCTGTCCGAGACCGGCGCTGATGTCTATTCGTCCGCTGGTATCTCGCCCGGTCCTATCGTCATTCCGCCGACGGCGCCGATCAATCCAAGCCTTCTGTCGACCGTTCAAAACTTCGATGTCGAAGCCGGTTTGCTGAACGGGACCGGCGGGCTCGATGTACCGGTGCTGCGCTTCACCTGGACGCCTCCTGATGATCCGACCATCACGGCCGTGCGCATCGTTTACAAGGTCAACTCGGGTGCTGGCGCGGATAGCGCAACGGAATTGCAGTACGACGTTGCGGTAAACCCCGAGAGTGGTCGCTATATCACCAGCAAGAACGTCGAGTCCGACAAGGTCTATGTGGCCCGCGCCACGATCACGACCGTGCCGGATCGGCTCAAGACGTTTACGCCTTGGGCGTCGACGATCCTTGCCACCGGGCGCGCCTATTCAGATGTCCTGGCAGGGTCGATCATTGCGACCAAGCTCGCAGATGCTGCGGTAACCGCGTCCAAGCTAATGGATGGGGCAGTCACCTCGCTCAAGCTGGCCGACCGGGCCGTCAGCACGACCAAGATCGCCCTGGCGGCTCTGACGTCGGAACTGTTAGCCAGCGGCGCTGTGGTTGCGGATAAGCTGGCCAATGGCGCGGTGACTATCACCAAGTTCGCATCGGGCCTGACCCCAATCGAAATCGTGGGCAGTCTGCCTTCGACTGGCAATTTTGAGGGCCGCCAGGTCTTTCTGACCACGGACGACAAGCTTTACCGCCACGCTGGCTCTCCCTCGGGGACAGCAGGATTTACGTCGGCTGTCGCTGCGGATGACCTTGCTGGGCAGATCACGGCTACCCAGATCACTGACGGCGCAATCAGTACGCCCAAGCTGGCGGCCGGCGCAGTTGCCGCGGATAAGATCGCGGCCAACGCGGTTACGGCGGACAAGATCATTGCCAATGCGGTCACCACTGCCAAGATCGCTGCTGGCGCTGTGACGGCTACTGAAGTGGCCGCGAATGCAATTACGACCGCAAAGATCGCGGCCGGTGCGGTGACCGCAACAGAAATCGCTGCGAATGCGATTATTGCAGACAAGATCGCCACCAATGCCATCACGACTGCCAAGATCGCCGCTGGCGCTGTGACGGCTACTGAGATCGCCACTGGTGCCGTGACGGCGGTCAAGATCAGTGCCGGCGCCGTGACTGCGGACAAAGTTGCGGCCAATTCGATCACTGGCGACAAGCTGGTGGCGAACTCGATTACTGCGCGAGAGCTGATCCTGACGGACTTCGAAAACCTTGTACCGAACGGATCATTTGTGAATGGTGACGCCGCCGGCTGGACGTTGCCAGCTGGTGTGACGGTCGTGAGTGGTCCGAGCGATGCCCCAACGCAATATGTTCTGAAGTTTGACGAGACGACCGTTGACCGATACGCCAACGCAATCGGCCTCAACATCATTTCCTGCCAGCCAGGAGATCAGTTTCTGTTCCGGGTCGATGCCGAGACTACTGGGGCTCCGCGCAAGTCTCGAATTCACCTCCGAGCGGGGTTTATCGACAACACTGGTGCAAGCTTGGGCCTTGCGTTAGTCGTTGCCGATAGTGGAGACATGTCTAGCACATCGTTTTCCACGATTAGCGGGACCTTCACAGTCCCTCCAGGCGCAGCGGGTATTACAGCCCTTACTGTAAGAAAAGTCGCCCAGGCTGACAGCTCCGGCGGCCTCAATGTCACCAATGTCGCAGTGTTTCGCCGGGCGAGCGCCGAACTGATTGTCGATGGCGCGATCACCGCTGACAAGCTGGCGGTAAACGCGATCATCGCAGGCAAGATCGCTGCCGGAGCCATCAACACGGCCAGCCTCTTTGTCGATGGCGTGGTGATCACCGACGTGATCGCCAATAACGCTGTGACGGTAGCCAATGCTGTGGTCTCTACCAATGAGGACTCTACCGGCAATACGAACGCCGACCACACCATCCAGACCTTCGCTATCAACCCCACCGGAAACCGGCTCATTGTCAGGGCGCTTGCAACACTATGGATGAACGGCACCACCTACTACGGCACCATCAAACTTAAGAAAAACGGTACGACAATGGTGTCCGCAGCAATCGGTGCAGCCCAGTTCCCTCGCACGCAATGGGGCTTGGCCTACGTCGACAACTCTCCCTCAAACGCAACCTGGACGCTCACCGTCAGTGGCAACGTGGGGGGCGGCGGTCATATCGGCAACGTTTTCAACTACGGCTTCCGCAGCATCGACTATCTGAACAGCAAGAGGTGA
- a CDS encoding DUF2163 domain-containing protein, which produces MSLDPAVETLLNDGQMLRLDLVRFDLPGRTVGYHRGGRPYTYNGLIYHPNRFLDMGDMNQSLGAAVTSRTIVFSNVPTENENDAIAKIEEFQYPNSPVIISHLAGDPATGNPVGVLASSIYEINEVRYRKGAADGNGVRSLTLEIDLEPPGRSARGATHVKRAQAEQQFDNLATDTCLEYASTVQTVPVEWGQRNG; this is translated from the coding sequence ATGAGCCTTGATCCCGCTGTTGAGACACTGCTCAACGATGGCCAGATGCTGCGCCTTGATCTGGTGCGCTTTGACTTGCCTGGCCGCACTGTCGGCTATCATCGCGGCGGCCGCCCTTACACCTATAACGGGCTCATCTATCACCCAAACCGCTTTCTCGATATGGGCGACATGAACCAGTCGCTCGGCGCTGCCGTCACCTCTCGCACCATCGTCTTTTCCAATGTGCCGACTGAAAACGAGAACGACGCAATCGCCAAGATTGAGGAGTTCCAGTATCCCAATAGCCCGGTGATCATCTCCCATCTGGCAGGCGACCCGGCCACGGGCAACCCGGTCGGCGTGCTGGCCTCATCGATCTATGAGATTAACGAGGTTCGCTATCGAAAGGGCGCAGCGGACGGCAACGGCGTGCGCAGCCTGACGCTGGAAATCGATCTTGAACCGCCGGGCCGTTCGGCGCGCGGCGCAACCCATGTGAAGCGTGCCCAGGCCGAGCAGCAGTTCGACAATCTCGCAACCGACACGTGCCTTGAATACGCGTCGACGGTGCAAACGGTCCCGGTAGAGTGGGGGCAGCGCAATGGCTGA
- a CDS encoding phage tail length tape measure family protein has product MAENAVIGALRVNLGLDTAEFQDGVKAVKDQIGGLGKVFSGLAAVGVFTAFSAGIGAAVGRIEEMRKLSAELDKTLANTGNAAKTSAAEVASFADDLQRSTGRAAEEVMAVSTNLATFGFSREVFFDAIELADDMAAAWGGDLKQNVEGLARALADPEQGLAMLTKRGITFTDQQKEMIAGFIKSNDLIGAQGVVMDALNEQVKGVAEAGFSGLTKASANAWLGVEGFFEAIANGLQINLGLELGLIAIAEALRFVTDNMGLLGRVVAVAGVALMTAMGPAVWTAASVAAVAFGNAAIGAIRAVGTAILLNPIGAIIVAFSAAVAAAFLFRDEIKQAIGIDFVGVVIDAANKTIGAFVGAYEAVKQQWSNLPLFFAAIGKKAWNSFLESFEGPALTIKTPWGSWESGGFDLTDGKAKLTPEEEAAFGKASATFGTGFNRDYIGDMFKGIGTEAAGATANVQGFGDLLAETTSGGGAGLKGLKDAAGETKEAMKGLGDVMADMLANSRSEFSSMATSVVKAFGDAKDGISKALDAVGKAIDSIADKALNQGFGMLFDVLMGSFGGGYKSSITGSGGGFFPGLNGPSLKGLATGGRTMTAGLVEVGERGRELVNLPAGANVIRHSDIGDVGQGGASRVLVELSPDLVGRVLEQTGEQTVSLVKANDKARKNYVQGGGQPF; this is encoded by the coding sequence ATGGCAGAGAACGCAGTTATTGGGGCGTTACGCGTCAATCTCGGTTTGGACACGGCCGAATTTCAGGATGGCGTGAAAGCCGTGAAAGATCAGATCGGCGGGCTCGGCAAGGTCTTCAGCGGCCTTGCCGCTGTCGGTGTTTTCACTGCATTTTCGGCGGGTATCGGCGCGGCAGTTGGTCGTATCGAGGAGATGCGCAAGCTCTCTGCCGAGTTGGATAAGACACTGGCGAACACGGGCAATGCCGCAAAGACGAGTGCTGCGGAGGTGGCTTCATTCGCCGATGACCTACAGCGTTCAACAGGTCGCGCCGCTGAAGAAGTCATGGCTGTATCGACAAATTTGGCCACCTTCGGTTTCAGCCGCGAGGTGTTTTTTGATGCTATCGAGCTGGCCGATGACATGGCTGCGGCGTGGGGTGGCGATCTTAAGCAGAACGTCGAGGGCCTTGCGCGGGCCCTTGCCGATCCTGAGCAGGGTCTAGCGATGCTCACCAAGCGCGGCATCACATTCACCGATCAACAGAAGGAGATGATTGCCGGGTTCATCAAGTCCAATGACCTGATCGGCGCGCAGGGCGTCGTCATGGACGCGCTGAACGAGCAGGTGAAGGGCGTTGCCGAGGCTGGATTCAGCGGCCTCACCAAAGCCTCAGCGAACGCCTGGCTCGGTGTCGAGGGTTTCTTCGAAGCGATCGCCAACGGCCTTCAAATCAATCTCGGGCTTGAACTCGGGCTGATCGCAATCGCCGAGGCCCTTCGTTTTGTGACGGACAACATGGGGCTACTGGGGCGCGTCGTTGCTGTCGCTGGTGTTGCTCTGATGACGGCGATGGGGCCAGCGGTCTGGACTGCCGCGTCTGTTGCGGCGGTAGCTTTCGGCAATGCTGCCATTGGAGCGATCCGAGCTGTGGGCACGGCAATTCTGCTCAATCCTATTGGGGCGATCATTGTGGCCTTCTCTGCGGCTGTTGCCGCAGCCTTTCTATTCCGCGATGAGATCAAGCAAGCTATCGGGATCGACTTTGTCGGTGTGGTCATTGATGCCGCAAACAAGACCATCGGCGCCTTCGTGGGGGCTTATGAGGCGGTCAAACAGCAGTGGAGCAACCTGCCGCTGTTTTTCGCAGCCATCGGCAAGAAGGCCTGGAACAGCTTCTTGGAGTCGTTCGAGGGACCGGCGCTCACCATCAAGACACCCTGGGGTTCGTGGGAGTCCGGCGGGTTTGACCTCACCGACGGAAAAGCCAAACTCACCCCAGAGGAAGAGGCAGCTTTCGGCAAGGCTAGTGCCACCTTTGGCACCGGCTTTAACCGCGACTATATCGGCGACATGTTCAAGGGCATTGGGACCGAGGCGGCCGGAGCGACGGCGAATGTGCAAGGCTTTGGCGATCTGCTCGCGGAAACCACCAGCGGCGGCGGGGCTGGCCTCAAAGGGCTGAAAGATGCCGCTGGCGAGACCAAGGAAGCGATGAAGGGGCTCGGCGATGTCATGGCCGACATGCTCGCCAATTCGCGCTCCGAGTTTTCCAGCATGGCCACCAGCGTCGTCAAAGCCTTCGGCGATGCCAAGGACGGTATTTCCAAAGCCCTCGACGCCGTTGGCAAAGCAATCGATAGCATTGCCGACAAAGCGCTCAACCAAGGGTTCGGCATGCTCTTTGACGTGTTGATGGGCTCATTCGGTGGCGGGTACAAAAGCTCGATCACCGGCAGCGGCGGCGGCTTCTTTCCGGGATTAAACGGTCCCAGCCTGAAGGGTCTCGCCACCGGTGGGCGCACGATGACCGCCGGTCTCGTCGAGGTTGGCGAGCGCGGCCGCGAACTGGTCAACCTGCCAGCTGGGGCAAACGTCATTCGGCACAGCGACATTGGCGACGTAGGGCAGGGTGGCGCATCGCGCGTCTTGGTCGAGCTGTCACCAGATCTTGTGGGCCGCGTTCTTGAGCAGACGGGTGAGCAGACCGTGTCGCTCGTCAAGGCCAATGACAAAGCGCGCAAGAACTACGTCCAGGGCGGCGGTCAACCCTTCTAA
- a CDS encoding phage tail tube protein, with protein MADDTQAMIGYGTVFEMADAATPTVFVPLGEVINVDPGEDDDEEVEATHYTSPDRTREYIPGMTTPGAATVEGNYIPGSATDLMIIAARGKKNRGRITLPNGVRTTFPVVRRGYSQAIPLDDRMTFQATFKRAGAKTTDTATLPVNGVPPSIATSAARVGVVMTAQPGIWAPFANFAYQWKKGGTNIAGATDKTYTPVVGDVGAAITVTVTATNSAGAAAPVTSLATPNVVAA; from the coding sequence ATGGCTGACGACACTCAGGCCATGATTGGCTATGGCACCGTATTCGAGATGGCTGATGCAGCCACGCCAACGGTGTTTGTGCCCCTCGGCGAAGTCATCAACGTCGATCCCGGCGAGGACGACGACGAAGAAGTCGAGGCGACGCACTACACTTCCCCCGACCGGACCCGCGAGTACATTCCCGGCATGACCACGCCTGGCGCGGCAACGGTCGAGGGCAACTACATTCCGGGCTCGGCCACGGACCTGATGATCATCGCGGCCCGTGGCAAGAAGAACCGTGGCCGTATCACTCTGCCAAACGGTGTGCGCACCACGTTTCCGGTTGTGCGCCGTGGCTATAGCCAGGCCATCCCGCTCGATGACCGCATGACGTTCCAGGCCACGTTCAAACGTGCCGGCGCTAAGACCACCGACACGGCAACCCTCCCGGTCAATGGTGTGCCGCCATCCATCGCCACCAGCGCAGCGCGCGTCGGCGTGGTGATGACCGCACAGCCTGGCATCTGGGCACCGTTCGCCAATTTCGCTTATCAGTGGAAGAAGGGTGGGACCAACATCGCGGGCGCAACGGACAAGACTTACACGCCAGTCGTTGGCGATGTCGGCGCCGCGATCACGGTCACTGTAACCGCCACCAATTCGGCGGGCGCGGCAGCACCTGTAACCTCCCTCGCAACTCCAAACGTGGTGGCAGCATAA
- a CDS encoding HK97-gp10 family putative phage morphogenesis protein → MKLTMRVSGLRELDVALGELPKATSRNVGRRVLMKAGQPIADAAARLAPDDPATGGKDLKSSIVVGTKLTRRQASSHRKKTKNDKAFSEAFVGTKDPAAVQQEFGNERHGPQSFMRPAWDQEKGAALDIVKAELGAEISKAAKRLARRAAKKAG, encoded by the coding sequence ATGAAATTGACCATGCGGGTTTCGGGATTGCGGGAACTGGATGTTGCATTGGGCGAGTTGCCAAAGGCCACATCGCGCAATGTAGGCCGTCGCGTGTTGATGAAAGCAGGGCAGCCGATTGCCGATGCCGCTGCCCGATTGGCGCCGGATGATCCGGCCACCGGAGGCAAAGACCTCAAGTCGTCCATCGTGGTCGGCACAAAGCTAACGCGGCGGCAGGCGTCATCTCACCGGAAAAAGACCAAAAACGACAAGGCATTTTCTGAGGCCTTTGTCGGCACCAAAGACCCTGCCGCCGTGCAGCAGGAATTTGGCAACGAACGGCATGGCCCCCAATCGTTCATGCGTCCCGCCTGGGACCAAGAGAAGGGGGCCGCACTCGACATCGTCAAAGCCGAGCTTGGCGCTGAAATTTCCAAGGCGGCCAAGCGTCTGGCTCGGCGGGCAGCAAAGAAAGCGGGCTGA